The following are encoded together in the Thunnus albacares chromosome 7, fThuAlb1.1, whole genome shotgun sequence genome:
- the LOC122986217 gene encoding ubiquitin-conjugating enzyme E2 H-like: MSSPSPGKRRMDTDVVKLIESKHEVTILSGLNEFVVKFHGPPGTPYEGGVWKVRVDLPDKYPFKSPSIGFMNKIFHPNIDEASGTVCLDVINQTWTALYDLTNIFESFLPQLLAYPNPIDPLNGDAAAMYLHRPEDYKHKIKEYIQKYATEEALKEQEEGGGDSSSESSMSDFSENEAQDMEL, from the exons atgtcGTCTCCAAGTCCGGGCAAGAGGCGAATGGATACCGACGTGGTGAAACT CATCGAGAGCAAGCATGAGGTCACCATCCTTAGTGGACTCAACGAGTTTGTGGTCAAGTTCCACGGGCCACCTGGAA CGCCGTATGAAGGAGGTGTGTGGAAGGTTCGGGTGGATCTACCAGATAAATACCCCTTCAAATCACCATCAATAG gaTTCATGAATAAAATCTTTCACCCCAACATCGATGAAGC GTCAGGAACGGTGTGTTTAGATGTCATTAACCAGACATGGACAGCTCTCTATG ACCTCACCAACATCTTCGAGTCGTTCCTCCCTCAGCTGCTCGCCTACCCCAACCCCATCGATCCTCTGAACGGGGACGCAGCCGCCATGTACCTTCACCGACCGGAGGATTATAAACACAAGATCAAAG AGTACATCCAGAAGTACGCCACAGAGGAAGCTCtaaaggagcaggaggaaggagggggcGACTCCTCTTCCGAGAGCTCCATGTCAGACTTTTCGGAGAACGAGGCTCAGGACATGGAGTTGTAG